DNA from Gammaproteobacteria bacterium:
CAGGGGGATCATGCGTGGGACATTCGGTCAGTGGCGGCGTGAGTGAGAATCATTCCGGATATGATACCAGATCACCTGCGCTGGGGCGGGGCAAAATCGTCATCAGGGTGGGTGCTCTCAGCAGGCCGGCTCGGGTATCAACCGATGAGAAATTCCAGTAGGGCCTTTTGCGAATGCAGGCGATTTTCGGCCTCGTCCCAGACCACGCTCTGTGCCCCGTCGATCACCTCGGCGGCGACCTCTTCGCCCCGATGGGCGGGCAGGCAGTGCATAAACAGGGCATCGGGCTGGGCCAGCGCCATCAGTTGCGCAGTGACCTGGTAGTCGGCAAACACCTGCGCGCGGGCGGCCTGCTCGTCTTCCTGCCCCATGCTGGCCCACACGTCGGTGACCACCAGGTCCGCGCCGCGTATCGCCTCGCGGGCGGTGTCCACCAGGCGGGCGTGACCTTCACCGGCGGCGAGGATCTGCGTATCGGGCAGATAGCCGGCGGGACTGGCGATGGCCAGCTGGAAATCAAACTGCCGGGCGGCGTTGATGTAGGAGTGACACATGTTGTTGCCGTCGCCAATCCAGGCCACGCGTTTACCCGCGATGTCGCCGCGATGTTCAAAGTAGGTCTGCATGTCCGCCAGCAACTGACAGGGATGGTATTCGTTGGTCAGCGCATTGATCACCGGCACCCGCGAGTGGCAGGCGAAGCGTTCGATGATGTCGTGCTCGAAGGTGCGGATCATCACCGCGTCCACCATGCGTGACAGCACCTGGGCCGAATCCTCGATGGGCTCGCCGCGGCCGAGCTGGGTGTCGCGTGAGGAGAGGAAGATCGCATGCCCGCCAAACTGGGCCATGCCCGACTCAAACGAAACGCGGGTACGGGTGGAGGACTTCTCGAAGATCATACCCAGCACCTTATTCTTCAGCGGCTCAAAAATCTCGCCCGCCCTATGCTTGGCCTTCAGTTCTATGGCGCGCTGGATCAGACGCCGTAATTCCTCGCGGCTTAAATCGTTCAGGGTAAGGAAATGACGCACAGGCATAGTTCGCTAGTCTCGCTCTATCAATGGGCGTTTAGTGGCTGGAAAGAAACTGGCAGATGAGCGGAGTGAGCTGGTCAACCAGCTGCTGCGCCTGCTCATCGGTCATCACCAGAGGCGGCAGCAGGCGCACGACATTATTCGCCGTGACATTGATCAGCAGGCCTTGCGCCAGCGCCAGGGACACCAGCGCCGCACAGGGGCGATCCAGCTCGATGCCCAGCATCAGGCCCCGGCCACGTACGGCGGTGACACCGGCCACCCCGGCGAGCCGTTCGCTAAACCGGTCCAGCAGTTGCTGGCCGAGTGCCGCGGCGTGGGCACACAGCTGGCCCTTTTCGAGGGTCTCGATCACGCTCAGGCCGACCCGGCAGACCAGGGGATTGCCACCATAGGTGGAGCCGTGCTGGCCGGGCTGAAAAATCTGTGCCGCCTCCCCCCGCGCCAGGCAGGCGCCGATGGGGACGCCATTGCCCAGCGCCTTGGCCAGGGTCATCACATCGGGCACGGCATTGCCCTGCAGGGCAACGTGCTGGTGGGCGAACCAGTGACCGGTACGGCCCATGCCCGTCTGGATCTCATCCAGCATCATCAGCCAGTGGTGCTCGTCACACAGGGCGCGGATACCGGGCAGGTAGTCGTCATCCGGAATCCGGATACCGCCTTCGCCCTGTATCGGTTCCACCAGCACGGCCACCACGTTCTGGTTGTTCTTGGCAACCGCGGCGATGGCATCGAGGTCGTTATACGGCACCCGCAGGAAGCCACTGACCAGCGGTTCAAAACCGGCCTGTACCTTGCGGTTGCCGGTGGCGCTCAGGGTGGCCAGGGTGCGGCCGTGAAAACTGCCCTCCATCACCACAATCGTGGGCTGCGTGATGTCCCGCTGGTGGCCATACAGCCGGGCGAGCTTGATGGCGGCCTCGTTGGCCTCGGCACCGGAGTTGCTGAAAAAGGCGCGCTCCATGCCGGCCAGCGCGGTGAGTCTTTCGGCCAGCGCCTGCTGCTGGGCAATGTGGTAGATGTTGGAGGTGTGTACCAGCTGCGACGCCTGCTGGCAAAGGGCCTCGGTGATCGCCGGGTGGGCATGTCCCAGGCCGCACACGGCGATACCGCTGAGGGCGTCCAGATAGCGTTTGCCCTCGGTATCCCACAGCCAGACGCCCTCACCCTTTTCAAAGGTCACGGGGAGGGGTGCATAGTTTTTCATGAGTGCATCTGACATGTGGCATCGTCCAGGTAGATTTAACGGCCAGAATAACCGTCTGACTAAATAACCCGAAAATAAAAAGGCAGTCCCCAATAGAGACTGCCGTTCAGTATCGGGACAAAATTCTATCCACAATCAGCGGGGGAGGCAACACTAGTACCCTGTAACACGCATAATGACGCATTCAGAGCCCCCGAGCGGCGTTAGGGCAAGGCGCAGCGCGCAGGCAAGGGCCCATTCCCTTGTCAAGCGCTGCAACGCCGCACTGGCGTCGCTCGGGGGCTCCCTTCGGGCGAGGCGATAAGCGGTCACCTGCAGCGTTACTTGCCCTTGAGGTAGAATGGCTACCCCGGCGGGCAAGTGCCTTGCATCTGACCGCTTCTCGCCTCGCTGAAGGTGTCATTATGCGTGTTACAGGGTACTAGTGGCCGGGCCATAAAAAAGGCCCGGTTTCCCGGGCCTCTGATGTTGGTAATTCATGCTGCGTTTTGGATTACATCACGCCGTGTGATTGTGCGGCCATAAAGAACAGCATCGGCACGGACAGCAGGGTGTTGGTGCGGGAGGCCAGAAAGGCGGTGCGTTTGGCCTTGGCGATCTCGTCGGCGCTGGCCTCGACCATGCCCAGAATCCTTTTCTGATTGGGCCAGATGATACCCCAGACGTTCAACAGCATGATGGTGCCCAGCCAGGCGCCGATACCGATGTTGACGAAACCACTCTGCAGGGTGAAGGCGGAGACGAGATTGGGGCCTAACAGGCCGGCGCCGGCAAGCCAGGTGACCAGGGCTGACCAGCGGAACCACAGCAGGGCGCGGGGGGCGATATATTTGCCGATGGCGGCAGGGCCGGGGCCGTCTTTATCGGCCAGGGCGGCGCCCATGGCGGGGACTTGCACGAAGTTGAAATAATACAACAGGCCAATCCAGGTGATACCTGCCATGAAGTGAATCCAGCGTTCAACAAATTGTACGTATTCCATTATTTTTACCTTTTTATCGAGATTAACGTTTGTCGAAATAGTAGAGGGTGGTTCTGCATAGCCACCGGGCCTTAGCTGCCAGACAGGCTCCTGGCGACAAAGACCAGGATGACGGTCAGTACGAAACCGGAAATGAGGGTGCCAAGGATGGAGTCGAGGGGGTTTTTCATTTGCTAGTTCCTTTCTTTTTTCAGGGGTAAATACTTGAGTTTTTTAGTTGGAGATAGCCTAGAGCAAAGCCTGTTTGAATGCAATATTCCTGAATCCGCGGTTAAGCCAGGGATTCAGGATATTATAAACTACTTATCTTCGCGGACCAGCCGGTTAGCGTGGACAGTATCGACGTGATTGGCGGCGGATGAACGGCTGACGGTGGCGACACCGGGTGGTGGGGGATGGCGCGCGGCAGGGACAAAAAAGGGAGGGTGACAGCCTGGCGGCCATCACCCTCCCTTTTTACTTTGCTGATAAAGGAAAAAAGCGGGATTTATTGCGGCATATACACGGTCAGGCCCAGAGACTGCCAGGCCTGCATGCCACCGCGGTAGTAGTGGATTTTTTCGGGTGGATAGCCGAGTGATAGTAGGTTATGGATGGCCGTGGGGGACTGGCCACACCACATGCCGTTGCAGTACAGCATGACCTCCTGCGCGTGTGAAAAATCCCAGGGGCTGTTGGCGGCACTGCTGGCACCGCTGAACAGGCCCTTGATGCTGTCCAGAAAGGAGCCGCCACCGGCCGCTTTCTTCTTCACATCCAGCTTGACCAGTATCTCCGCCAGGGCCTCGGCCGATTTTTCCGGATTGAATTCGGTAAAGGGGATATTGATCGAGCCGGGGATGGTGCCCTTTTGAAACCAGGAGGGCGTGCGGGCATCTATCAGCAGGCCTGTGCCGGCCTCCAGTTTCTTGTCAATGAACTCCAGTAGCTCCAGTTCGCCAACGGTTTCCACGCCTGGCGCCACCCGCAGTGGCTGGATGCAGAAGGGCGGGCACTTGCGCGATGTCTTGGTGAAACCGCCGGTGAGCACATTGTCCGGATCCTGTATGCGCTGGATCGTGATCAGGTCGCTGCCCTGGTGAACGGCCACGGAGTCGATATCCTGGGTGATCTTGACATCCAGTGCCAGGGTGCTGGTGCTGGCCATGCCCATCATCAGGGCCACTGAGCAGCCCAACAGGGTGTGATGGTATCTATGTTTCATAAGATTTTCCTTGCAGGGTGTTGAGAATGAAATAGCGTCATGGGCGTTCACTTTTTGAAGTAGAGGTCCATTACTCTTTTTTGCACATGTGAAAGCCGTTGGTCCGGGGTCGAGGTGGCTGCGCGGTAGTCATCAAAGATGCGGGCCTGATCCTCCAGACTGAGTTTTTCGTAAAATTTATAGGTGGAGGGCTTTTTGTCTTTTATCAGCGCCGCCATTTTTTCCAGCGCCTGATAGTAGGCGTCATCGTGCTGATCGGTGGTCACAATGCTGGAAGAGGACGCCGCTTCGGCAGACAGTGCATCCAGATAATTGCTGCCCACTGCCGGGGTAGCGGTGGTTTTGTTGCCGCTGTTACTGGATTCGGCCTCTAGCGAGCGAAGGTAATCGTCGTCGGCCGCAAAGCCCGGGAAGCTAACGGTAACTAGCAGGCACAGCAGGGGTGCTGACAGGCCGGATAGGTGAAGCTGCGCAAGGGGATGCTCGCAGGTCTTTTTCGGGGCGGCATTATTCAACGTGTAGATCCCTGACGATCGAGTTTGATGGTGCGAAACAGGTTTTGATGGTGCGAAATAAGTACAGATGGTTGTATGTATCGTCAGGGATGCGAAAAACCTTAGTGATAATAACCATGAATGGGCGCGTCGGGGCTGGGCTGACGGGGCGGTAATGACGATCTGGCGGAGGATGGTGCCCGCAATGTGTGTGGATAATGCCCAGTGTTTTTCCACGGTTCGTTGCGGGCTACAGTCTCTCCACCCGGTTACCGCCGGCCCGTTTGGCGGTGTACATGGCCATATCCGCCCGTTTGATCAGGCTGGTGACATCCTCGCCGGGGTGATATTCCACAACGCCGT
Protein-coding regions in this window:
- a CDS encoding rhodanese-like domain-containing protein, whose protein sequence is MKHRYHHTLLGCSVALMMGMASTSTLALDVKITQDIDSVAVHQGSDLITIQRIQDPDNVLTGGFTKTSRKCPPFCIQPLRVAPGVETVGELELLEFIDKKLEAGTGLLIDARTPSWFQKGTIPGSINIPFTEFNPEKSAEALAEILVKLDVKKKAAGGGSFLDSIKGLFSGASSAANSPWDFSHAQEVMLYCNGMWCGQSPTAIHNLLSLGYPPEKIHYYRGGMQAWQSLGLTVYMPQ
- a CDS encoding aspartate aminotransferase family protein, with protein sequence MSDALMKNYAPLPVTFEKGEGVWLWDTEGKRYLDALSGIAVCGLGHAHPAITEALCQQASQLVHTSNIYHIAQQQALAERLTALAGMERAFFSNSGAEANEAAIKLARLYGHQRDITQPTIVVMEGSFHGRTLATLSATGNRKVQAGFEPLVSGFLRVPYNDLDAIAAVAKNNQNVVAVLVEPIQGEGGIRIPDDDYLPGIRALCDEHHWLMMLDEIQTGMGRTGHWFAHQHVALQGNAVPDVMTLAKALGNGVPIGACLARGEAAQIFQPGQHGSTYGGNPLVCRVGLSVIETLEKGQLCAHAAALGQQLLDRFSERLAGVAGVTAVRGRGLMLGIELDRPCAALVSLALAQGLLINVTANNVVRLLPPLVMTDEQAQQLVDQLTPLICQFLSSH
- the argF gene encoding ornithine carbamoyltransferase, with the translated sequence MPVRHFLTLNDLSREELRRLIQRAIELKAKHRAGEIFEPLKNKVLGMIFEKSSTRTRVSFESGMAQFGGHAIFLSSRDTQLGRGEPIEDSAQVLSRMVDAVMIRTFEHDIIERFACHSRVPVINALTNEYHPCQLLADMQTYFEHRGDIAGKRVAWIGDGNNMCHSYINAARQFDFQLAIASPAGYLPDTQILAAGEGHARLVDTAREAIRGADLVVTDVWASMGQEDEQAARAQVFADYQVTAQLMALAQPDALFMHCLPAHRGEEVAAEVIDGAQSVVWDEAENRLHSQKALLEFLIG
- a CDS encoding urate hydroxylase PuuD, with protein sequence MEYVQFVERWIHFMAGITWIGLLYYFNFVQVPAMGAALADKDGPGPAAIGKYIAPRALLWFRWSALVTWLAGAGLLGPNLVSAFTLQSGFVNIGIGAWLGTIMLLNVWGIIWPNQKRILGMVEASADEIAKAKRTAFLASRTNTLLSVPMLFFMAAQSHGVM